A genomic segment from Glycine max cultivar Williams 82 chromosome 1, Glycine_max_v4.0, whole genome shotgun sequence encodes:
- the LOC100810491 gene encoding probable histone H2A.3, translating to MAGRGKTLGSSAAKKATSRSSKAGLQFPVGRIARFLKAGKYAERVGAGAPVYLAAVLEYLAAEVLELAGNAARDNKKTRIVPRHIQLAVRNDEELSKLLGDVTIANGGVMPNIHNLLLPKKAGGSSKGAAADDDS from the exons ATGGCGGGTAGAGGCAAAACCCTAGGATCCAGCGCCGCTAAGAAGGCCACCTCAAGGAGCAGCAAAGCCGGCCTCCAATTCCCCGTCGGTCGTATCGCCAGGTTCCTCAAGGCCGGAAAGTACGCCGAGCGCGTCGGCGCCGGAGCCCCCGTCTACCTCGCCGCCGTTCTCGAATATCTCGCTGCTGAG GTTTTGGAATTGGCTGGAAACGCTGCGAGAGATAACAAGAAGACTCGAATTGTTCCACGCCACATCCAATTGGCGGTGAGGAACGACGAAGAGTTGAGCAAGCTTCTAGGAGATGTTACCATTGCTAACGGCGGTGTTATGCCTAACATTCACAACCTTCTTCTTCCCAAGAAGGCTGGGGGCTCATCCAAGGGTGCTGCTGCTGACGATGACTCTTAA
- the LOC102668969 gene encoding probable inactive patatin-like protein 9: MAEPHLAPSATLGLFTPFHFSSINEKTSCAVVDGGLVINNLVAAAIMHVLHNKRDFLSVNSVEDLLVLSIENEAQAKRMNNIGECSTSTVVDIALEGVFKTVDQMLENAFCWNHTIYVKI; encoded by the exons ATGGCTG AACCGCACCTTGCACCGTCGGCGACCCTTGGCCTCTTCACTCCCTTCCACTTCTCCTCCATCAACGAAAAAACCTCGTGTGCCGTCGTCGACGGCGGCCTGGTGATAAACAATCTGGTAGCAGCTGCCATCATGCACGTCCTCCACAACAAGCGCGATTTTCTGTCAGTGAACAGTGTGGAGGATCTCCTCGTCCTGTCCATCGAAAACGAAGCTCAGGCGAAGAGAATGAACAACATCGGCGAGTGCTCGACGTCGACGGTGGTTGACATTGCGCTCGAAGGCGTTTTCAAGACCGTTGACCAGATGCTAGAAAACGCCTTTTGTTGGAACCATACTATCTATGTCAAGATTTAG
- the LOC100785731 gene encoding 7-deoxyloganetic acid glucosyltransferase — protein MIPIIYEAYMSKAQKENATRAKMKAEETTDTHVAIFPCPAQGHVSTMLKLAQLLALHGFHITFLNTDFIHHRLHRFGDLEALLQTYPSLQFKTFPDGLPHHHPRSGQSAVDLFQYINLHAKPHIRHILLSQDPGKPKINCFIADGVFGALTIDVAHQVGIPIIHFRTISASCFWTYFCVPNLFQSNQLPITGDEDMDRVITCIPGMENMFRCRDLPSFSRGTGSEIVYALNSLALETRESLQARALILNTFEDLEGSVLSQMRLQFPRVFTIGPLHAHLNTRKESNTETTPSTSCVGEVDRRCMTWLDSQPLKSVIYVSFGSIATMTREKLIEIWYGLVNSKKRFLWVVRPDMVGPKENGDRVPAELEEGTKERGFIVGWAPQEEVLAHKAIGGFLTHSGWNSTLESLAAGVPMICCPSFGDQHVNSRFVSEVCKVGLDMKDVACDRNLVENMVNDLMDHRNEVFLNSAREVALLANRSVSSGGSSYSNLDGLIQYIRSISQEII, from the exons ATGATACCCATTATTTATGAAGCATATATGAGCAAAGCACAAAAAGAAAACGCAACAAGAGCAAAGATGAAGGCGGAAGAAACAACTGATACCCACGTGGCCATCTTCCCCTGTCCAGCGCAGGGCCATGTCAGCACCATGTTGAAGCTTGCACAGCTTCTCGCTCTCCATGGCTTCCACATCACCTTCCTCAACACAGACTTCATCCACCACCGCCTCCACCGTTTCGGCGATCTGGAAGCTCTTTTACAAACCTACCCCTCTCTCCAATTCAAGACCTTCCCCGATGGCCTCCCTCACCACCACCCTCGTTCCGGACAAAGCGCAGTGGACCTCTTTCAATACATAAATTTGCACGCAAAACCTCACATCAGACACATTCTTCTCTCCCAAGACCCCGGAAAGCCCAAGATCAATTGCTTCATAGCCGATGGAGTCTTCGGAGCCCTCACCATAGACGTAGCACACCAGGTTGGAATACCCATCATTCATTTTCGCACCATCAGCGCTTCCTGCTTCTGGACTTACTTCTGCGTTCCAAACCTCTTTCAGTCTAACCAACTTCCAATCACAG GGGATGAAGACATGGATCGCGTGATAACATGTATCCCAGGGATGGAAAACATGTTCCGCTGTCGAGACCTCCCGAGTTTCAGTCGGGGGACTGGATCCGAAATAGTATATGCTTTGAATTCTTTGGCCTTGGAGACACGTGAGTCGCTTCAAGCACGTGCACTCATACTCAACACGTTCGAGGATCTAGAAGGTTCCGTGTTGTCACAGATGCGTCTGCAGTTTCCCCGTGTTTTCACCATCGGTCCTCTCCACGCACACTTGAACACCAGAAAAGAGTCCAACACCGAAACGACGCCGTCCACAAGTTGTGTCGGTGAAGTGGATCGGAGGTGCATGACGTGGCTTGATTCTCAGCCGTTGAAATCGGTGATATACGTGAGCTTCGGTAGCATTGCCACCATGACAAGGGAGAAGCTAATTGAGATATGGTACGGTTTGGTGAATAGCAAGAAGCGGTTCCTTTGGGTGGTTCGTCCTGACATGGTGGGGCCAAAAGAAAATGGTGACCGGGTACCGGCTGAGCTGGAGGAAGGGACTAAAGAGAGAGGGTTCATTGTGGGGTGGGCCCCACAAGAGGAGGTGCTGGCCCACAAGGCCATTGGTGGGTTCTTGACCCACAGTGGATGGAACTCAACTTTGGAGAGTCTGGCGGCTGGTGTTCCTATGATTTGCTGCCCTAGCTTTGGAGATCAGCATGTTAACAGCAGGTTTGTGAGTGAAGTTTGTAAGGTTGGGTTGGATATGAAGGATGTTGCATGTGATAGGAACCTTGTAGAGAACATGGTCAATGATCTCATGGATCACAGGAATGAGGTGTTTCTGAATTCTGCTCGGGAAGTGGCTTTGTTGGCTAACCGTAGTGTGAGTTCCGGGGGTTCTTCTTATTCCAATTTGGACGGCTTGATCCAGTACATAAGATCCATTAGTCAAGAAATTATTTGA